GCCCACCGCTGTTGAATTCTCAGGTACGGGATTGACCACAACTGAATTTGAACCAATGCGGCAGTTTTTGCCAATAATAATATCCCCTAATACTTTAGCACCCGCTCCAATGACCGTCCCACTGCAGATTGTCGGGTGTCTTTTTTGACCTCGGTTTAGATTCACACCACCTAAAGTCACCCCTTGATAAATCAAGATATCATCTTCTACAACCGCAGTTTCGCCAATCACTACACCAAAGGCATGGTCTAAAAATACGCGTCTTCCAATCGTAGCTGCGGGATGAATGTCAATATTGGTGACAAATTGATTGATACCCATAATAATTCGAGAGAGAAACTTGAATCCTTTGGTGTAAAGAGCATGTGCGATACGATAATTAACGATAGCCCAAACACCCGGATAATTGAAAAAAATTTCAAATTTAGAATTTATGGCAGGATCGCTTAGAATAGGTTGTGCAAAATCCTCTTTTATTTTATGCCACAAACTAGCATCACTCATGAGTCATCCTTTCCATTGATTGTTTTAAGATATCCATTGTCGTTGAGAAATAGATAAATTTCACCCAATATATACTTTTTAGTCTTATCATCGATTAAAGAGGATTTTTCAATTTTTTCATTTAAGATTTCTTGCACTTCTTTGATGTCATAATCAAGATCTTCAAAAATATCCAAAATACTTTGTGATTCAATCACATTTTCCACGCTAAATCCCGTATCATCGATTCGTATTGTTGCTTCTGTCGGATGAGTAAAAAGATTATGATCCATACCCAAAACCTCTTGATACGCGCCCACAAGGAAAAATCCAATAAAATATTCTTCTTTTGTGACATCCACATCATGTAAGATAAGCGGACTGGCGCGATTATAGCTGATTTCACCATCACTATCACAGGTAATATCCCAAATTGAGGCCGATCGTGTTGGTTTTTCATCTAAGCGATCAAGCGGCATGACAGGAAAAGATTGACTAATACCCCATAAATCTGGCAAACTTTGAAACATCGAAAAGTTTACCAAATAACGCTCCTGTACCATATCTTGAATGCGCAATAATTCTCGAGTTTTTTTGTCTTTGAGCAGCATAATAGCTTTTTTCATGATTAAATTCACTAGAATTTCTGTATTACTACGATCAATCAAATCAATATATCCCAAATCAAACAGGGTTAATAGTGAATCCATGTGATCGAGACTATCATGAAGATATTCTTGTGCTCGTGGAGAATCTATGGTCTTGTAAATATCATAAAGTTCTTGAACCAAAGGAGGATTTTTCTCTTTTAATTGTAGTTTTTCTTCGGTATATTCTTGAGAAAATAGTTCTAAAACAGGCGCCACCAAAACCGCATGTGACGCGGCGATATAGCGACCTGATTCGATAAAAATATTCGGTTCTGGTACGTTTTTCCTCACAGAAATGTCTTTGAGCAAAAAGGTAATATCATTCGCATACTCACTCAAAGAGTAGTTGCGATTCATACTCTGTCTGTGTTGTGAGTACTCAATCGCCAATCCTCCGCCAATATTGATAGCATTGAGTCCTGTTGCCCCCATTTTTTTTAGCTGTACAAAGAGATTTCCTGCCTCTCTTAGAGCTTTTTTAAGTGGTCCAATCTCTGAGATTTGTGATCCGATATGAAAGTGAATCATCGTAAATTTCTCAATGAGATTTGCTTTTTTGAGCAAATTAACCGCTTGTAATAATTCTGTCGATGTGAGACCAAATTTTGAATTAATACCACCACTTTTAGCCCAGATTCCGACACCAGAACTGTGTAATCGGATACGTAATCCAATATTAGGAATAGAGCCAAATCTTTTCTTGGAGATTTTGATGATATTCTCCAATTCACTGAGTCCTTCTATGGTAATGGTGATATTATGTCCCATTTCACAAGCAATAAAACCAATCGATATCATTTCCTCATCTTTGAATCCATTGACGGTGATGGGTGCTTTTTTATTATTGTAAGCCATCGCTAGAAAAAGTTCTGCTTTACTGCCCGCTTCGAGGCCATAATCATATTTTTCACCCAATTGGACCAAATTTTTGACAAAATTTGGATATTGATTGACCTTGAGAGGATACACGGCATTAAACGTACCGCGATACTTGAATTCTGCCCGTGCTTTATTGAATGTTCTATAAACCAAATCGATTTGTTTTTCAATCAAGTGCGGAAATCTGAGTAATATGGGCCCTTTGATATCATTTTCTCTAATTTGTTGTACGATTTTTACTAAAGAAGGACTACTTTTGTAATTGAGTTTTACTTTTTTATTATCAATAAAAAAGTTATTATCGCCCCATAATTTGATGCCATAGTCCAATTTAATCTCCCAAAAAATCTGAAATAGATATTTTATGTTCTTCTTTGTTTTCTAAATCTTTCATCCAGAGTCCGTGTTCTACTAGCTCATCTTCTCCGATGCATATACAAAAACGAGCATTTTGTTTGTCTGCATTTTTCAAATGTGCCTTCAAGCTCTTTTTTTCATAATGTAGCACTACTTTTTCTTCGCGTCTGAGTGCTATTGAGAGTTCAAAACAAGAATCCAATGCCTCCTCGCATAATGCGCCGACATAATAGCCTTCTCTTTTCTTTTCTGGCATTTTAATCAATTCCATCAATCGTTCAATTCCCATAGCAAAACCGATTCCATATGTTGGTTTGCCATCTAAAAATTCGACCAATCTATCGTATCTACCGCCTCCTGCTATGGCACTTTGTGCTCCTATCTCATCACTGACAAATTCAAAAGCTGTCTTATTATAATAATCAAGTCCACGTACTAATTTTGAATTTACCACATATTTCACACCAAAGGAATCTAAAATCGAAGTGAGTTTTGAAAAGTCTTCTTGGCAATCTTCACAAAGATTATCCGTAATCAACGGAGCGTGACGATAAATCTCTTTGCAATGTTCATTCTTGCAATCCAAAACTCTTATGGGATTGGTATCTTTGCGTCTTTTACAATCATCACAAATATCCTCTTCGCCTTCTAAAAATTGAACCAATTTTTCACGATAAGGCGGCATGCATTTGTGACATCCTAATGAGTTGAGTTCTAACACATAACCGATACCAAAGAAATCAAGCATCTCTTTTAACATCAAAATAATACTCGCATCTTCTTTGACATTACTTTCACCAAAAGATTCAACTCCAAATTGATGAAACTCTCGAAGTCTTCCTTTTTGTGGACGTTCATATCGAAACATCGGTCCGTAATAGTAGAATTTTTTCCCACCGCCGGCTTTATCATATTTTTGTTGTATAAAGGCGCGAACAACGCCAGCGGTACCCTCAGGTCTCAAACAGACGTCATTGCCCCCTTTGTCAGTAAATTGATACATTTCCTTACCTACAATATCACTGCTCTCGCCGACACTTCTTTTAAATAAAGCGGTCTCTTCTAAAAGGGGCGTTTCAATATAGGTAAAACCATAATTTTCTGCAATTCTACTGCAGTGTTTTGTAAAATAAAGATATCTCTCGTTGGCTGGGTCTAGCAAATCTTTCATGCCTCTAAGCGCTTGTATCATATATAAATTCCTCTATTTCTTGATAAATTTTTTCTCTTGTTTGTTGTGCATCAACTTTTAAAACACGTACGGGAAGTTTACTCAATACGGCCTCCATCAAATCTTGGACTTTCAAAAGATAGTCAATGCCGCGTTGTTCAATATTATCATGCTCTTTTTCCTCTAATCGCGCTACAATCAAATCCCTATTGGTGTGAAAAAAGACAACAGCATCGGGTAGATTGCCACCTAGTGCAAATTGATTTAATGCAATCAAAAAATCCATCTTCAAGTCTTGATTATTAGCCAAGGCATAAGCAATCCCTGAAATCATTCCACGGTCTGAGAGAATGATATCATGATCTTTTCCGGCGATATTTTCTGCAAAATTTTGAGCACGATCGGCCAAAAACAAAAACAATTCCGTATTAAAAGCGAGTGAATGCTCACTGTTTAATATAAGGTCTCGCAGTGTCTCCCCCAACTTAGTATTGCCCGGTTCTTTTAGTGTGATGATGCTATCATGATGTTGTTTGAAAAGCTCAATTTGAGTACTTTTCCCCGTCGTATCAATCCCTTCAAATATCACATACATTGTTTGATCTTTATGTATTTTAAAACTTCTTTAGGGACAAGATGGCTCGCATCTCCTTGGTGTCTAATGATATCACGTACCACAGTCGAGCTGATAAAAGCATGTTCCAAATTTGGCATCAAATAGACAGTATCAATATTTTTGTCCATCGACGCATTGGCATAGCCAATCTGTAATTCATACTCAAAATCGCTCACCGCACGCAGTCCTCTAAGGATGGTATTGACGTTTTGCTCTTGACAAAAACTTACAAGCAAGCTGTGAAACGGCATCACATCGACATGAGGGATATCTTTGACACTATCTTGTGCCATCTCGACTCGTGTGACGAGATCAAACATCGGATTTTTATTGCCTGAGGCTGCGATGCCAACAATCACTCTATCGAAAATCTTTCTGGCTCTTTTAATGACAGAAATATGTCCATTTGTAATAGGATCAAATGTCCCGGGGTAAATTGCAACTAAACCTGACATCTCAGCCCTCCCATCTTTGAAATAAATTATGGTTGATATTAAGAGCATCAAACCATTTACCAATCAAAAAATTCTCCATATCTTCCAAGGAGCGAATTGCAGCATAATATCCTAAAATAGGAGGTGAAATTAGCACTCCGAGATTAGAGAGTTTGAGCATATTTTCTAAGGCAATAGAAGAGAAGGGCATCTCTCTTGGCGCTAATACCAAATGCTTTTTCTCTTTAATCATGACAGCCGCACTTCTTGTGATCAAATTATCGCTAATACCACATGCTATTTTGGCTACAGTATTCATACTACAAGGGACAACAATCATCGCATCGGCACCAAATGAACCGGAGGCAATGGGCGCTGCGATATTGTGATTATCAAAAAAATTTCTATTCTCCTCTTTTTCTAATACCGTCGTGGCATTTTCAGAAAATATAATATATTTTTCAATCTCTTTTGGTAGTTTTTTTATAAACTTTTCACCCAGTTTTACACCACTTGCACCACTGATGCCGATTATTAATTTCATATTGCTTCTTTCTCTAATATTATTCTAAAATCATAGCACTTTTTTGAGATAAAATCTTCGCCCTAAATACTTTTCCTTTTGCCGTTCTTATTTTGACGACATCTCCGATATTGGCATCACTCAAAACATGTGCATCGGTGGCTATTCGTAAATTTTCATCTTGCAACACTGCTTGAATCAAATCATTTTTCAACAAAAGTTTTTTGATTTTCAAATCATTACGTGTTAGGATTGCGCCTTTTTTAATATAACCGCGGATAATATACTCTTGGTGCATCTTACCGGTAATAGCATATCTTGGCAAGACATCAAAAGGAATAACCGTTTTTTGATAATCGTTATTTTGGAGGATTTTACCGTTTCGCAAGTTATATTTTGCTTTAAAAACTGAAATATTGGCGATAATATGATATTTAAGATAGATTTTTTTTGTTTGGAATTTTTTAGTATAAGTGACGCTTAATGTACCGGTTGCATTTCTATAATTATTTTCTTTTAAATTCAATGTACTTAGGGTAAATTTGGAGAGGTCAAAATTTGGTAAAGTAGCAGCTTGAAGCTTGATTTTTTGGATATTCATAGACGGATATCTTCTTTGAAATTTTTTTCGTATCTCTGTTTTGATTGCTTGCAAAGCAACGGGTTCATAGCATTTTCGGAAGGTGATGATACCACCAGAATGATCACTATAAGTCATATTGTGTTCTTTTAGCTTAGAAACAATTTGCAATGAGGGAACAGAAAAAGAGGAGAGGTTTTTGGGTATCTTGAGAATCGTAAAATCATGATGGGGATTCTTGAGAAAAAAAGAGGCTCGTATTGTCATAATATTTTTAGTACAATATTGATTTTTGAGCGTGATATGTTCGGATGCTTGTAAGAAAGAGATGAAGAAAATAAACATCAAGATGGAGCGGGAAACGAGGTTCGAACTCGCGACCCCGACCTTGGCAAGGTCGTGCTCTACCACTGAGCTATTCCCGCTTACAAGTTGGAATTTTATCAAAAGAATCCTTTAAAAAGAATTATTTTAACATACTCACCTTGAGAAAGTTTATCAGTTTGTTCATCTGTCACTAATAATGCATTACTTTGTAATATGGGTGACACCATCCCGGAACCATAACGGTTTTCCATAGTTACTGAAAATATTCCATCATGATACGTTCCCAATATCAAATTGGATCGGTTGGGCTTGATTTTGAGATCCTCTGCCATTTGTGCCGTGATAGTAGGATGCCCCGGATTTTTATTGCCTTGCATTTTTTTGAGTACTGGGACTAAAAACAAAAAGGCATTGACAAATGCGGCAAGAGGATTTCCTGGCATAGAGGCTACAATCGTAGAACCCATATTGCCTATCATGGTAGGACGTCCTGGTTTGATATTGACCCCATGAAAAAGGGCTTTGAGTCCATTAAAGAGCAACGCTTCTTCTACAAAATCAGCCTCACCCATACTAATGCCCCCTGTGGTGACTAGCAAATCATAACGTTTCATCTCTTTAAAGTATGCTTTACTTTGCTCTAAATTATCTGGAATCACACCACAATAATCTGCATCAAAACCATACTCTTTAAAAAGAGCAATCAAAGCAGAAGAATTGACATTGTAAATCTCATCTTCTCCTGCTTCTTCCCATGGTTCTTTGAGTTCATTACCGGTAGAGAAGATAGCAATGGTTGGATTTCTGTAAACTTCAACTTCTGAAATCCCCTGAGAAACTAGCAGAGCGATGCACGAAGAATCGAGTAAAGTTCCCTCATGTAAGAGAATATTACCGCGTGAGACTTCTTCCCCTTTGACACGAAAAGCATTGCCTTTTTTCACCGTTTTTGTCAGACTCATGAGATTATTTTCATCTACGCGCGTGTCTTCTATCCCGATGATTGTATCGGCATTATCTGGTATTTTAGCGCCCGTCATGATTTTGTAACATTCACCTGGTTGGAGTTTGGTGTGAGTGGTATCACCCGCAAAAACTGTCCCTTTTATAATGAGTGCTTTGTGACTATCTGCACTTTGAAAAGCATAGCCATCAAGTGCAGAATTATTAAAAGCTGGTAAATCTTTTTTACATATAATATTTTTTGCAATGACTCTACCAAGTGCTTTGTGTACAGGGAGCCAAAGGCTTGTTGGTTTTACTTTAACAAGCGCCAATGATGATTGTTTTGCTTCTTTTAATGATACAGATGTTAATTTTTGCATGAAATTATTCCTCTAATCTTTCTATTTTTGCACCTAATGCGGAAAATTTACCTTCTAGATTTTCATATCCGCGATCTAGATGATAAATTCTATGGATTCTCGTGGTTCCTTTAGCCACTAATGCTGCTAAAATAAGTGCGGAACTGGCTCTAAGGTCTGTTGCCATCACATCCGCGGCATTGAGTTGTGTATTGCCCTCAACTGCGGCACTATGTCCTTTTAATTTGATGATGGCACCCATACGACCGAGTTCGCTGACATGCATAAAACGATTTTCAAAAAGTCGTTCATCGATAATACTCGTGCCATTTGCTTGGGTACAAAGCGCCATAAACTGTGCTTGCATATCGGTTGGAAATCCCGGATATTCGCTCGTTTCAAGATCACAGGCTTTGATGGTTTCAGCTGGCAATAATGTGATAGAATCGGCATCTTTTTCGATACCAAATCCCATCTGCTTCAGCTTCAAAGTCATGGATTCAAGATGTTTGGGGATGATATTAGTAATAGTAATACCCGAATTTGTAATCGCACCGGCACACAGATACGTCCCTGCTTCTATGCGATCGGGAATCACTGTGATATCTTGCATATCTAAAAGAGCACCATCTGTACCTATTATATTGATAGTAGAAGTACCAATACCCTCAATCTGTAATCCCGCGTCTCGCAATACCTCACACAATTGCACGACTTCAGGCTCTTTAGCTACATTCACAAGAGTGGTAGTGCCATGAGCCAAACTTGCGGCCATGATAATATTCTCACTACCGGTGACTGTTACTTTATCAAAGATAATGTTGGCGCCTTTCAACCCATTGGGTGCTTTTGCTATGACATAACCTTGTTTGATTTCAATTTCTGCTCCCATTTGCTCGAGTGCTTTAAGGTGCAAATCAATCGGTCGTTGCCCAATCGCACACCCTCCAGGCAAAGAGACTTCACAATGTCCAAAGCGAGAGAGAAGCGGTCCAAGCGTCAAGATAGAAGCGCGCATTTTTCTGACAATATCATAATTTGCAAATGCTGATTTGACTTGTGTTGTATCTATGGATACTATATTATCCTTTTGTACGGTTGTAGAGCCTAAATTTTCCAAGAGTTTTAAAAGCGTTTTGACATCAGCCACGTCGGGAACATTGGAAAGCATGATGTTGTTTTTGGAAAGTAATGTTGAGGCAAGAAGTGGCAACGCGGAGTTTTTTGCTCCGGAGATTGCAATCGTGCCTTTTAATTTTTGGTTTCCTTCTACTGATAAATAATGCATAAAAATCATCCTTGTTATATTTGACTTATTATATAAAAACTATATTTAAAACTTAATATGTTTGAGCCTCTAAGTATCATTAAAAAAATACTTTTGGGAAATTTTATATATTAGTTGATATAATTGCCCCATGAAAAAAATATACCTTATCAGACATGCAAAGTCAAATGACAAAAACAATATTGAGAATGACTTCGAAAGAGGCTTGAGTAAAAGAGGAAAAGAAGATATAAAATTTATGGCAAAAAGATTAAAATTTTTTGAAATCATGCCAGATATAATTATCAGTAGTCCTGCTAAAAGAGCCAGAAAAACAGCAGAAGGCATCGCCTCAATTGTTGAATACAAAAATGAGATTGTCTATGAGCCATCTTTGTATGAATCAACACCCAAGCATTATATGGATCTCATCACCAATTTAGATGATAGTATCCATTCGGTTTTTATGATTGCGCACAATCCAACCATTACGGAAATAGGGGAGTATTTAAGTGGCGCTATTTTGACCAATATCCCGACGTGTTCTATTGTTTGTATCGCTTTTGATGTGAACACTTTCAAAAAAATACAAGAGAGCAGTGGTTCTGTTCTATTTTTCGATTATCCTAAAAAACATAGAAAATAATTACCCTCATTATCATTTCTACCTCTTATTTCAACCCCATAGTACTCTTTTCTAAAAAATCTTAATTTATTTGTTAGTAACACTTTCCCTCTCACTTTTTTGTCAAAAATAAAATACATATAATTTTATGTATAATATTTCAAAACTACCTATTTTAGGGCTTTAAATGCTATAGAAATACTCATTTTTTGGGCTACTAACATGTTAGTAATTACATATGAGGCTCAAAAATGTTTCACGAAAAATAAAATAAAAACCTATAATTTTTTTCTAAAAATTTATATCTAACTTGATTTAAATAAAAAAAATGTATAATTATCTATGTTTTAAAGGAGTCACATGTTATACGAAGATGAAGATGATTATTTTATGGGAAGTCCAAAAAGTAAATTTTTTGATATAGTATTTAATGCCAATCGATCATTGGTTGAAAATTCACTCTCCAATATCGCCGAACGATACAGTGCTATGGAGATACTTTTAGAAGAGTTTATCCCTGATGAAATGGAATTAGAATACCGTATTAATGAAATACGAACAAATCAAGCAGATGAAATCATTAAAAAAAGCAACAGCTTATATATTGTCACAACGGGTGAAGTTTTAACGCAACATGAATAAGATATGTTTCTTATTGTTTTTTTTAGTTTCAACGCTACTCTATGGCAAAGACAAACAAATATGGGAATATCAACATCGGTTTTTACTCAAGAAAGATCAAGTTGCACAAATACATATCGATAATGTCGCTTTAGCAAATAAGCAAAAAAATAGCTCCTTCTTGCTAAAATTCGGCTGGGTTTTATTTGAGAATGCAAATATCACGCTATTATTAAATTATAAAGGGTATCCACATCAATACTTATTACGTAGTGGAAAGCCGACTGATGGTGTAAAAATTGATTTATTGAGCAATTCAAATGGATTAAGGGGTCGGGTGTATGCCTTGATTGATATCGCTGATTTTGACCAACAAAAACAGCGTGCACAGATTGATGTTTATATCAAAGATGACACAAAAAAAGTGCGTATTAAATTTCAAGATCCCAAACAAAATATGATAGACAAAAGGAAATAGTATTGTTAACTAAGATAGAAGCCTTTATGGAAGAGTTTATCGCCTCACTTGAAGACCAGCATAGTCTGGATTTATTTAAAAAACTTCCAAAAGGCAAAAGATTACGAGCAAAACTGATACTGAAAATAGCCGGAGAATCAAGAGAATCTTATAAATTAGCAGCCATTGTGGAGCTTGTACATGCGGCAAGTTTATTACATGATGATGTCATTGATGATGCATTGACGCGTCGCGGTAAGGACTCAATCAATGCCATATATGGCAATAAAACCTCCATCATGTTAGGAGATATATTATATTCGAAAGCATTTGCAGAATTATCAAACTTTTCAAGTGAGATTGCTTATAGAATCTCCAGTGCCGTCTCTTTACTTTCTGTTGGAGAATTACTTGATATGGCTTTATCAGAGCAGTTTAACGACAACAAAACTGCCTATTTTGATATGATTTACAAAAAGACAGCAATTCTCATCGAAGCCGCAGCGGCCAGTGCTGCCATGCTGTGTGGAAAAGATGCTAGCCTTTATGAAACCTACGGTCGTAATCTGGGCTTGGCATTTCAAGTCATCGATGATGTACTTGATATTACTCAAAGTAGCGAAGTCCTCGGTAAACCCTCTTTGAGTGATTTTAAAGAAGGCAAAACGACCTTACCGTATCTTTATCTCTATGAGCGTATCAATACAGAAGAACAACACAAGCTCATCTCTTTGTTTAAAAAAGATTTAGACAAAGATGATAAAATGTGGATTAAAAACAGAATGAAGGAGACTTCAAGTTTGAATGACTCGATTCAATATGCTAAAGAGCTGGGGCTAGAGGCATTAAGTGCCATCAAAGATGAAAACAACGATGGCCTCACTAAGATCATCAAAGAGATGATTGAGAGAGAATTCTGATGCATTATCTCACCGTCAGTTTCACTCATAAAAATACCGATATTTCTATCAGGGAAAAACTAGCGCTTAGTGAAGAAGAAAAACGCACCAATTTTCAAAACCGCTTAAAAGAATATCCAACCATCAACGAAACTATTGTTTTATCTACCTGTAATCGTGTTGAGATTATACTCAGCGTGACAACCTGTGATGAAACGATTAAATACATCTATGAAGTGTTAAGCGACATCAGCGGGGTTGATGTAGATGATTTGGAAGAACGTGCTGATGTTTATGAAGACAATGGCGCAATTTTCCATCTTTTTTCCGTTATTTCCTCTTTGGATAGTCTTGTAATCGGTGAAACACAAATTGTAGGGCAACTTAAAGATGCTTATAAATTTTCTTTTGATAAAGGATTTTGCGACCAAAAACTCAGTCGCGCCATGCATCATGCTTTTAAATGCGCCGCAAAGGTGCGAAATAATACAGCAATTTCTCAAAGTGCTATTTCTGTCTCTAGCGTTGCGGTATCTATGGCCAAGGATTTATTAGGTCGAAACCTTGGTGGTTCTACCGCCTTGGTAATCGGTGCAGGAGAGATGAGTCGATTGGCTGCAAAACATCTCATAACTCATGGGGTTAATGTCATCATCATCAATAGAAATCCAGAACATGCACAAAGCTTAGCGGATGAACTCGGCGAAATGGCTACGATTGCGCCTTTCTCTAAATTGGCTGATTTGATTAACCGCTATAAACTCGTATTTAGTGCGACGGGTGCGCCTCAGCCTATTATCACCGAAGAGATTATAGAAGAAAAAGAGTTTGAACGCTATTGGTTTGATATTGCCATCCCGAGAGATATCGAAAATTGTGATCATGATAATATCCATATTTATGCGGTAGATGACTTGAAAGAGTTGGT
This genomic window from Sulfurospirillum sp. 1612 contains:
- the hemA gene encoding glutamyl-tRNA reductase — encoded protein: MHYLTVSFTHKNTDISIREKLALSEEEKRTNFQNRLKEYPTINETIVLSTCNRVEIILSVTTCDETIKYIYEVLSDISGVDVDDLEERADVYEDNGAIFHLFSVISSLDSLVIGETQIVGQLKDAYKFSFDKGFCDQKLSRAMHHAFKCAAKVRNNTAISQSAISVSSVAVSMAKDLLGRNLGGSTALVIGAGEMSRLAAKHLITHGVNVIIINRNPEHAQSLADELGEMATIAPFSKLADLINRYKLVFSATGAPQPIITEEIIEEKEFERYWFDIAIPRDIENCDHDNIHIYAVDDLKELVEKNLAQREEQAKIAYSIVGKATMDFFKWLQSLCIDPIIKEIRDKAQDCAIYELNRAIKKGFIDEAYKEEVTKILHHSFNSFLHVPTKKLKGIAESAEADVIVQSVQYIFDINEDQSEKLNMYKCEYQMENNV
- a CDS encoding polyprenyl synthetase family protein, which gives rise to MEEFIASLEDQHSLDLFKKLPKGKRLRAKLILKIAGESRESYKLAAIVELVHAASLLHDDVIDDALTRRGKDSINAIYGNKTSIMLGDILYSKAFAELSNFSSEIAYRISSAVSLLSVGELLDMALSEQFNDNKTAYFDMIYKKTAILIEAAAASAAMLCGKDASLYETYGRNLGLAFQVIDDVLDITQSSEVLGKPSLSDFKEGKTTLPYLYLYERINTEEQHKLISLFKKDLDKDDKMWIKNRMKETSSLNDSIQYAKELGLEALSAIKDENNDGLTKIIKEMIEREF